The following are encoded together in the Tribolium castaneum strain GA2 chromosome 3, icTriCast1.1, whole genome shotgun sequence genome:
- the Ak3 gene encoding GTP:AMP phosphotransferase AK3, mitochondrial, with the protein MATKLFKSVILGAPASGKGTISSRIVKNFNLEHISSGDKLRLNIQNQTPVGKEVAKYLQSGQLVPDDLMIKFITGEIQAVGNKPWLLDGFPRTVTQAGALWSVQTLDVVLNLVVPFDVIIERVKGRWVHLPSGRVYNTDFNAPKVPGKDDVTGEDLVQREDDKPEVVRKRLEHYEKLTRPVVDYYRDKGVLQEFQGNTSDEIWPKVLDCLATYIPLNITAQKSKI; encoded by the coding sequence ATGGCAACAAAACTGTTCAAATCTGTGATTTTGGGCGCCCCAGCGTCCGGCAAAGGCACAATATCCTCCCGTATCGTGAAAAACTTCAACCTGGAGCACATCTCAAGCGGGGACAAGCTAAGACTGAACATACAAAACCAAACACCCGTGGGGAAAGAAGTCGCAAAGTATCTCCAATCAGGCCAATTGGTACCCGACGATTTAATGATCAAATTTATAACAGGGGAGATCCAAGCAGTTGGGAATAAACCGTGGCTGCTTGACGGCTTCCCGAGGACAGTCACCCAAGCCGGTGCTCTGTGGTCGGTCCAGACCCTGGACGTTGTCCTGAacctggtggtgcccttcgACGTGATCATTGAACGGGTCAAAGGGCGATGGGTGCATTTGCCCAGTGGGAGGGTGTACAACACGGATTTCAACGCGCCTAAAGTGCCAGGAAAGGATGACGTCACGGGAGAGGATTTGGTGCAACGGGAGGACGATAAGCCCGAAGTTGTGAGGAAGCGGCTGGAGCACTACGAGAAATTAACGAGGCCTGTGGTTGACTATTACAGGGATAAGGGCGTTCTACAGGAGTTTCAAGGGAACACGTCTGATGAGATCTGGCCCAAGGTGCTAGACTGTCTCGCCACGTACATACCGCTCAACATCACGGCGCAGAAATCGAAGATTTAA
- the EMC7 gene encoding ER membrane protein complex subunit 7 homolog has protein sequence MLYWCPLLALLGAPLCLCQASFEDEPDSGRYAIEGRIFPLSDYQTSQANWQANTRIHVNGGEFIGFVKKDGSFTVHNVPSGSYVLEVLNPEYTFEPVRVEINSKGKYRARKVNYIQPTQVIQVPYPLKMKALAKTRYFQLREQWRITDFIFNPMVLMMVLPLVLVMLLPKMMNDPETKKEIDQIQSLTNFEMGDMTDKLSNFLAGPSTAQQNKKPQKSKKRQ, from the coding sequence ATGCTGTACTGGTGTCCCCTTTTGGCCCTGCTGGGGGCCCCCTTGTGCCTGTGCCAAGCCAGCTTCGAGGACGAGCCCGACTCGGGGCGCTACGCCATCGAGGGGCGCATCTTCCCCCTGTCGGACTACCAGACGAGTCAAGCCAACTGGCAAGCCAACACTCGAATTCACGTAAACGGGGGCGAGTTCATCGGGTTTGTCAAGAAGGACGGCTCTTTCACCGTCCATAACGTCCCCTCGGGCTCGTACGTCCTCGAAGTGCTCAACCCGGAGTACACCTTCGAGCCGGTCCGGGTGGAGATCAACTCCAAAGGCAAATATCGCGCCCGCAAAGTCAACTACATCCAGCCCACCCAGGTCATACAAGTGCCCTATCCGCTGAAGATGAAGGCCTTGGCCAAGACGCGCTACTTCCAGCTGCGGGAGCAGTGGAGGATCACCGACTTCATCTTCAACCCCATGGTGCTGATGATGGTTCTGCCCCTGGTCTTGGTCATGCTGTTGCCCAAGATGATGAACGATCCCGAGACCAAGAAGGAAATCGACCAGATCCAGAGTCTGACGAACTTTGAAATGGGGGATATGACTGACAAGTTGTCCAATTTTTTGGCGGGGCCGAGCACCGCCCAGCAGAATAAAAAGCCGCAAAAGAGCAAGAAGCGGCAATAG
- the LOC659930 gene encoding uncharacterized protein LOC659930, translating to MSESNPKLDSGTRLPLHHRNPSYTIRVICCVLFIFITEICLAHYIYRLINSEVRSDYVSKEDFRQFFLNELRADQAKDEIVRILILQEHQKGTRRRRDADDYQMLNSPSDEPHVEFFSPEMRSTLEKKDELIRQQTGNKGAAPGGDSWIWLTSYSRIPEKALEGYCKKVHQFCPPGRPGPTGPPGSQGPKGDRGDKGFPGVPGQMGHRGLPGLPGEKGSQGRPGLDGRDGIPGEPGLDGMPGRNGYDGIPGVNGRPGLPGRDGRNGTDGLPGLPGPQGPPGPPGPKGLTGPKGKPGRHGRDGDPGKPGGTFYQINGKNVSELLIPPSIAGAQATPMGPIVVHEGENVRLHCSAIGTPNPHVTWMKLGKRPVSRGAWHDTGVSGHTLNITRVNRVHMGQYKCIADNGIPPQASQTFNLEVYFPPLIRIYNQVVEVPTGSSAVLECETEAFPESIRYWERSDGRLLENGNKYQIDNSLDRDLYKARMQLNITRVHSNDMTYKYYCVSKNELKTIRGELQIQEQQPGRPRQQLNDKKTSIFGNLPPIQVSEEDLCGPPVQCPECEACSASGVSLIDLISRWNIRKFGNIMYDKDYANRTTNCVLYAVGKPVYHRYSDHNNGCWMRDSNPLVEKDAEKFWVTQEDDPSHLFQFDNKTMFRRNAPSRTYVLSYPFQGNAHVIYNGSFYYNAKASNKIIKFNLQTSHSDNLSLPFPYPLNSSNLYTAQYNYMDFSVDDNGLWVIFPVPDSNNTAVLKMDVNLMKINYIWNVSINHNKVGEMFIVCGVLYAVDSVTDRNTKIRFALDLYNEKLLDVNLAFSNPFRKTTMIGYNHRNKELYTWDKGNQLTYPVRYHESGYNMTDRDDKIFASEFAQRDMPTGYNVFH from the exons ATGTCGGAATCAAACCCCAAACTCGACTCCGGCACCCGTTTGCCGCTCCACCACCGCAACCCCAGCTACACAATCCGCGTGATCTGCTGCGTCCTCTTCATCTTCATCACCGAGATCTGCCTGGCGCACTACATCTACCGACTGATCAACTCGGAAGTCCGCAGCGACTACGTCTCCAAAGAGGACTTCCGCCAGTTCTTCCTCAACGAGCTGCGCGCCGACCAGGCCAAGGACGAAATCGTGCGGATTCTCATCCTGCAGGAGCACCAGAAGGGCACCAGGAGGCGACGCGATGCCGACGATTACCAAATGCTCAACTCGCCGAGCGACGAGCCACACGTGGAGTTCTTCAGTCCGGAGATGAGGAGCACGCTGGAGAAGAAGGACGAGTTGATAAGGCAGCAGACGGGGAACAAGGGGGCGGCTCCTGGGGGCGATTCCTGGATCTGGCTCACGAGCTACAGCCGGATTCCG GAAAAGGCATTGGAGGGCTACTGCAAGAAGGTGCACCAGTTTTGCCCTCCAGGTCGGCCTGGTCCCACAGGACCTCCGGGAAGTCAAGGACCTAAAGGCGACCGCGGAGACAAGGGTTTTCCTGGCGTGCCGGGCCAAATGGGTCACCGAGGTTTACCAGGCCTTCCGGGAGAAAAAGGATCGCAAGGTCGTCCTGGATTGGATGGTCGGGATGGTATTCCGGGTGAGCCAGGCCTGGATGGAATGCCTGGACGCAATGGTTACGACGGTATTCCTGGGGTTAACGGTAGACCTGGGTTACCGGGGAGAGACGGGCGCAATGGAACCGAtg GACTTCCCGGCTTGCCAGGCCCTCAAGGCCCTCCAGGCCCCCCAGGCCCTAAGG gACTTACGGGCCCTAAAGGGAAGCCCGGCCGACACGGCCGTGATGGAGATCCGGGAAAGCCAGGCGGGACGTTTTATCAAATCAACGGAAAAAACGTCTCCGAGTTGCTGATACCGCCCTCGATTGCAG GGGCTCAAGCCACTCCGATGGGACCCATCGTGGTACACGAGGGAGAAAATGTTCGATTGCACTGCTCGGCGATCGGCACTCCCAACCCCCACGTGACCTGGATGAAGCTGGGGAAGCGGCCCGTCAGCAGGGGGGCCTGGCATG ATACGGGAGTTTCAGGCCACACGTTGAACATAACGAGGGTTAACCGAGTGCACATGGGCCAGTACAAGTGCATTGCTGATAACGGCATTCCGCCTCAAGCGAGCCAAACTTTTAATTTGGAAGTCTATT TTCCGCCCCTTATCCGGATATACAATCAGGTGGTTGAAGTGCCGACTGGATCTTCGGCCGTTCTTGAATGCGAAACCGAGGCGTTCCCGGAATCTATTAG ATACTGGGAGAGATCCGATGGACGTCTCTTGGAAAACggaaataaatatcaaattgACAACTCGCTAGACAGGGATCTCTACAAAGCGAGAATGCAGCTGAACATAACCAGAGTACATTCAAACGACATGACTTATAAATATTACTGCGTCAGTAAGAACGAGCTGAAAACAATCAGAGGAGAACTCCAGATTCAAG aacaaCAGCCAGGCAGACCGCGCCAGCAACTTAACGACAAGAAAACCAGCATTTTTGGCAATTTGCCCCCCATTCAAGTCTCGGAGGAAGACCTGTGTGGCCCCCCTGTCCAGTGTCCGGAGTGTGAAGCTTGCAGTGCGAGCGGTGTCTCGCTAATCGACCTCATAAGTCGCTGGAACATCAGGAAATTCGGCAACATAATGTACGACAAGGACTACGCAAACAGAACCACAA aTTGCGTTTTATACGCGGTGGGCAAACCCGTGTACCACCGCTATTCGGACCACAACAATGGGTGTTGGATGCGCGATTCGAACCCATTGGTTGAAAAAGACGCCGAAAAGTTCTGGGTGACCCAGGAGGACGACCCAAGCCACCTGTTCCAGTTCGATAACAAGACCATGTTTCGGCGAAACGCCCCATCCAg aaccTATGTGCTGAGTTATCCGTTTCAGGGGAACGCACACGTCATTTATAACGGATCGTTCTATTACAACGCTAAAGCGtccaacaaaataatcaaatttaatctGCAGACGAGCCACTCGGATAATTTGAGCTTGCCCTTTCCTTACCCCCTTAATTCGTCGAATCTCTACACAGCGCAGTACAACTACATGGATTTCAGCGTTGACGACAACGGATTGTGGGTTATTTTTCCCGTTCCGGATTCGAACAACACGGCGGTTTTGAAG ATGGATGTAAACTTGATGAAAATCAACTACATCTGGAACGTAAGCATAAACCACAATAAGGTGGGTGAAATGTTCATCGTTTGTGGAGTGCTATACGCAGTGGACAGCGTAACAGACAGGAACACGAAAATTCGATTCGCCCTCGATCTGTACAACGAGAAGCTTCTCGATGTTAATCTTGCATTTTCGAACCCTTTTAGGAAAACAACAATGATAGGATACAACCACCGGAATAAG GAGCTGTATACGTGGGATAAGGGCAATCAATTGACTTATCCCGTGCGGTATCACGAGTCGGGTTATAACATGACGGACAgggacgataaaattttcgcaAGCGAATTTGCGCAAAGGGATATGCCTACAGGGTACAACGTTTTCCATTGA
- the LOC100141786 gene encoding uncharacterized LOC100141786 isoform X1 has product MQGNTLICGYLDVKISAKSRRGLTPWKAWQKQWCELKRLDNIENGVELKLKSSMEGSVLNCLLLPRSSTICRTESRTKQYAFGVFAMGRTQKPLLFLSGASESDAQDWIASIRKMLCVASYLPVGESNFHVSVVDNVHSRAAGLVGLHGVLGSNSQEIVISDPCTGDPRLCWYWHQFHQFHFQAPAHPVDDKRIIVMHTSGEFPAGPGQIYLYCEQGSRLLNHLVTRGKRTKTSPGLKSSKRLSRSEGDLCTNTTTSDSPVCIRSQTGSDDSGVRVSIASDDSAYLLKPKTASSLISIGMGVLTKTPGGSETNDDSLQDLTALEDQTKCGLPRRESGVSLASGIYEEISEDAVKPLTNHIYENPIDLILDINSKLKKHAKPPPLPPRKFDFTKRFSEQYKHRCNTLPAKDLSKISQIFTSDSEYVVMSPSKLPDKTKEKSKISTIAESLYMPMSPVISLKNKIENCYMIMNGKK; this is encoded by the exons atgcaAGGAAACACTCTGATTTGTGGTTACTTGGACGTGAAAATCTCGGCGAAAAGCAGAAGAGGCCTCACACCGTGGAAG GCATGGCAAAAGCAGTGGTGTGAGTTAAAACGTCTAGACAATATCGAAAATGGGGTGGAATTGAAGCTGAAATCGTCAATGGAAGGCTCAGTCCTCAACTGTCTCCTTTTACCCAGGTCGTCGACCATTTGCCGGACGGAGTCCCGCACCAAGCAGTACGCTTTTGGGGTGTTTGCCATGGGGCGAACGCAAAAGCCGCTGTTGTTCCTGTCAGGGGCCAGTGAAAGTGATGCCCAGGACTGGATTGCCTCGATTAGGAAAATGCTGTGTGTGGCTTCCTACCTGCCAG tggGTGAATCGAATTTTCACGTTTCTGTGGTCGACAACGTCCATTCCAGAGCTGCAGGGTTGGTGGGGCTGCATGGTGTGCTTGGGAGCAATTCACAGGAAATTGTTATTTCCGACCCATGCACGGGTGATCCGAGACTGTGCTGGTACTGGCACCAGTTCCACCAGTTCCATTTTCAAGCCCCGGCACATCCGGTCGATGATAAGCGCATCATTGTGATGCATACGAGTGG TGAATTTCCTGCCGGCCCAGGACAGATTTACCTTTACTGCGAGCAAGGCTCTCGCCTTTTAAATCATTTAGTTACACGAGGAAAAAGAACCAAGACAAGCCCCGGTTTAAAATCCTCGAAGCGACTAAGTCGCAGCGAAGGTGATCTTTGCACCAACACAACCACCTCAGACAGTCCGGTCTGCATCCGGAGTCAAACCGGAAGCGACGATTCCGGAGTTCGGGTCTCCATAGCTTCGGACGATTCGGCCTATTTGCTCAAACCAAAG ACTGCTTCAAGCTTAATCAGTATTGGCATGGGTGTGCTGACGAAAACACCCGGTGGAAGCGAGACAAACGACGACTCTTTGCAAGACTTGACAGCTCTTGAAGACCAAAC GAAGTGTGGTTTACCGCGCCGCGAATCGGGGGTTTCCCTGGCTTCGGGGATTTACGAGGAAATTTCCGAAGATGCGGTCAAGCCGCTGACTAACCATATCTACGAAAACCCCatcgatttaattttagatataAATTCGAAGCTGAAAAAGCACGCGAAACCGCCGCCTTTACCACCGAGAAAGTTCGATTTTACGAAACGATTCTCCGAGCAATACAAGCACCGGTGTAACACTCTCCCAGCCAAGGACTTGTCGAAAATATCGCAGATTTTCACGTCGGACTCCGAATACGTGGTGATGAGTCCGTCGAAACTCCCCGACAAAACCAAAGAAAAGTCGAAAATTAGCACAATTGCGGAGAGTTTGTACATGCCGATGTCGCCGGTGATAAGTCTGAAGAACAAAATCGAAAATTGCTACATGATCATGAACgggaaaaaataa
- the LOC659796 gene encoding heat shock 70 kDa protein — MQAKTDLVIGIDLGTTNSSAAYYFKEKVRVVENKEGDRITPSCVYFRDQNTVIVGKYARKMAEQSNQSEVFGIKRFIGKQFDDPDLRNDLRHVPFTIESIENKPIVTINHKSGVCKKTPEEVSALVLQKVKTDVESKLGERVNKAVITVPAYFNVSQREATLEAAQKAGFTVLKLLNEPTAAAFCYYVDQNWGEESYSLVYDLGGGTFDVAILKNCRQNIDIVGVDGDTHLGGHDFDNLIIDYVCDILLKEYDYNPKDDRRNMRRLRSICEEAKQTLSDLEETIIILPAFTKKHDIININITREQFESMAQMLFQRTIDIVDKCLTTCNIAKTEIKEVILSGGSTRIPEIQNLLSSYFGGKELCKFTHPGECVAEGAAIQAAILSTNPDQKINTIQIKDVISLSLGIDVHFNLMFFIIKRNRSIPIKKTKSLITIFNQQSAMSINIYEGERTDVRKNRHLGTLKITNLTPAPPGQCEVHVIMSVDQNGILTFRAKEKFRNNEKDLKLLYTRGGRSDSEVKSILQKVEDQAEEDERFEKFAMKKTVLFNYCETVIYNLESKNLSSSYKEVYDLCKDTQNKLESLELGSEDQVNPLVEAAKSKCDSLVRQYNFDYMFDL, encoded by the exons ATGCAG GCAAAAACCGATTTAGTCATTGGTATCGATCTGGGAACAACAAATTCGTCTGCCGcctattattttaaagaaaaagtcagAGTTGTAGAAAATAAAGAAGGTGATCGAATTACCCCATCTTGTGTGTATTTTCGTGACCAAAATACGGTAATTGTTGGAAAATATGCCCGAAAAATGGCTGAGCAATCAAATCAAAGTGAAGTTTTTG gAATTAAGCGATTTATTGGAAAACAGTTTGATGATCCTGATCTTCGAAACGATTTAAGACACGTTCCATTCACAATTGAATCAATTGAGAACAAACCGATAGTCACGATTAATCATAAAAGTGGTGTTTGTAAAAAGACTCCTGAAGAAGTAAGTGCACTTGTTCTTCAGAAAGTTAAGACAGACGTCGAATCGAAACTAGGAGAACGTGTAAATAAAGCTGTAATTACTGTTCCGGCTTACTTTAACGTAAGTCAACGTGAGGCTACTTTAGAAGCGGCACAAAAAGCTGGATTTACTGTATTAAAACTTCTAAATGAACCTACAGCTGCTGCGTTCTGTTACTACGTGGACCAAAATTGGGGTGAAGAAAGTTATTCGTTGGTTTATGATTTAGGAGGTGGGACTTTCGACGTTGCCATTCTTAAGAACTGTCGTCAAAATATTGATATTGTTGGAGTTGATGGTGATACACATTTAGGGGGCCACGACTTCGACAATTTGATTATAGATTACGTTTGTGATATTTTATTGAAAGAATATGATTACAATCCCAAGGATGACAGAAGAAACATGAGAAGATTACGTAGCATATGTGAAGAGGCCAAACAAACATTATCAGATCTGGAAGAGACTATTATAATACTCCCggcatttacaaaaaaacatgatattattaacattaacatcACACGAGAACAGTTTGAATCAATGGCCCAAATGTTGTTTCAAAGAACCATAGACATTGTCGATAAGTGTTTAACAACTTGCAACATTGCAAAGACAGAGATAAAGGAAGTAATCCTATCAGGCGGTTCTACACGAATTCcagaaatacaaaatttacttTCGTCATATTTCGGTGGAAAAGAATTATGCAAGTTTACACATCCTGGCGAATGCGTAGCTGAAGGAGCGGCGATTCAAGCAGCTATTCTGTCCACCAATCCAGATCAAAAGATAAATACTATTCAAATAAAAGATGTTATTTCTTTGTCTCTTGGTATAGATGTTCATttcaatttaatgtttttcatTATAAAGCGAAACAGATCAATTCctataaaaaagacaaaaagtctaataactattttcaatCAACAATCCGCAATGTCTATAAACATATACGAAGGAGAACGCACCGATGTTAGAAAAAACCGTCACTTGGGCACTCTAAAAATTACCAACTTAACACCAGCACCACCTGGACAATGCGAAGTTCACGTGATCATGAGCGTCGATCAAAATGGCATCCTTACATTTAGagcaaaagaaaaatttcgaaataacGAAAAGgatctaaaattattatacaCACGAGGCGGCCGAAGTGATAGTGAAGTAAAAAgcattttacaaaaagttgAAGACCAAGCCGAAGAAGACGAacgatttgaaaaatttgcgaTGAAGAAAACAGTTCTTTTCAATTACTGTGAAACAGTAATATACAATCTAGAAAGCAAGAACTTAAGCTCGTCGTACAAAGAAGTTTATGATCTTTGTAAagacacacaaaataaattagaatcaCTGGAACTAGGAAGTGAAGACCAAGTAAATCCACTCGTCGAAGCTGCTAAATCAAAATGCGATTCACTTGTGCGGCAGTATAATTTTGATTACATGtttgatttgtaa
- the LOC100141786 gene encoding uncharacterized LOC100141786 — protein sequence MQGNTLICGYLDVKISAKSRRGLTPWKAWQKQWCELKRLDNIENGVELKLKSSMEGSVLNCLLLPRSSTICRTESRTKQYAFGVFAMGRTQKPLLFLSGASESDAQDWIASIRKMLCVASYLPVGESNFHVSVVDNVHSRAAGLVGLHGVLGSNSQEIVISDPCTGDPRLCWYWHQFHQFHFQAPAHPVDDKRIIVMHTSGEFPAGPGQIYLYCEQGSRLLNHLVTRGKRTKTSPGLKSSKRLSRSEGDLCTNTTTSDSPVCIRSQTGSDDSGVRVSIASDDSAYLLKPKTASSLISIGMGVLTKTPGGSETNDDSLQDLTALEDQTVVYRAANRGFPWLRGFTRKFPKMRSSR from the exons atgcaAGGAAACACTCTGATTTGTGGTTACTTGGACGTGAAAATCTCGGCGAAAAGCAGAAGAGGCCTCACACCGTGGAAG GCATGGCAAAAGCAGTGGTGTGAGTTAAAACGTCTAGACAATATCGAAAATGGGGTGGAATTGAAGCTGAAATCGTCAATGGAAGGCTCAGTCCTCAACTGTCTCCTTTTACCCAGGTCGTCGACCATTTGCCGGACGGAGTCCCGCACCAAGCAGTACGCTTTTGGGGTGTTTGCCATGGGGCGAACGCAAAAGCCGCTGTTGTTCCTGTCAGGGGCCAGTGAAAGTGATGCCCAGGACTGGATTGCCTCGATTAGGAAAATGCTGTGTGTGGCTTCCTACCTGCCAG tggGTGAATCGAATTTTCACGTTTCTGTGGTCGACAACGTCCATTCCAGAGCTGCAGGGTTGGTGGGGCTGCATGGTGTGCTTGGGAGCAATTCACAGGAAATTGTTATTTCCGACCCATGCACGGGTGATCCGAGACTGTGCTGGTACTGGCACCAGTTCCACCAGTTCCATTTTCAAGCCCCGGCACATCCGGTCGATGATAAGCGCATCATTGTGATGCATACGAGTGG TGAATTTCCTGCCGGCCCAGGACAGATTTACCTTTACTGCGAGCAAGGCTCTCGCCTTTTAAATCATTTAGTTACACGAGGAAAAAGAACCAAGACAAGCCCCGGTTTAAAATCCTCGAAGCGACTAAGTCGCAGCGAAGGTGATCTTTGCACCAACACAACCACCTCAGACAGTCCGGTCTGCATCCGGAGTCAAACCGGAAGCGACGATTCCGGAGTTCGGGTCTCCATAGCTTCGGACGATTCGGCCTATTTGCTCAAACCAAAG ACTGCTTCAAGCTTAATCAGTATTGGCATGGGTGTGCTGACGAAAACACCCGGTGGAAGCGAGACAAACGACGACTCTTTGCAAGACTTGACAGCTCTTGAAGACCAAAC TGTGGTTTACCGCGCCGCGAATCGGGGGTTTCCCTGGCTTCGGGGATTTACGAGGAAATTTCCGAAGATGCGGTCAAGCCGCTGA